A stretch of Ipomoea triloba cultivar NCNSP0323 chromosome 13, ASM357664v1 DNA encodes these proteins:
- the LOC116002231 gene encoding protein XRI1, giving the protein MDLSNTWEWRGGDFSLGDDANIDIPDYLLSQDEDLSFMFDDEGATPVKSYGDLPYQFSSCGNNDKEPSSQVKRRRMLEFGSEGLGSLCNEEPSSASMNSKEDENFKSEISQWVSGFADMPASGNENLDQSPERWISDCFNDVEMQFSPENPGVSADAASDVQLDTAGFCNKALGSGSNVIQQHHPVKTRRNIIIKGRKSHMQSPKVTSSVVYPFDFVKPCGVHGDVTLNDINQRISTPPLPKKNESASVLYPTSAFSGKPVVGKTKIRTEGGKGSITIMRTKG; this is encoded by the exons ATGGACCTCAG CAATACGTGGGAATGGCGTGGTGGAGATTTTAGTCTGGGAGATGATGCCAATATCG ACATACCTGATTACCTACTGAGCCAAGATGAAGATCTTTCCTTTATGTTTGATGATGAGGGAGCTACTCCAGTCAAGTCCTATGGAGACTTGCCTTACCAGTTTAGCAGCTGTG GAAACAATGATAAGGAACCCTCCTCACAAGTAAAAAGGCGCCGAATGCTAGAGTTTGGATCAGAAGGTCTGGGTTCACTTTGCAACGAGGAACCATCATCTGCATCAATGAACTCAAAG GAGGATGAAAATTTCAAGTCTGAAATATCCCAATGGGTTTCAGGATTTGCAG ATATGCCTGCATCTGGTAATGAGAACCTGGATCAGTCACCTGAGAGATGGATTAGTGATTGCTTTAATGATGTTGAGATGCAGTTCAGCCCTGAGAATCC TGGCGTGTCTGCTGATGCAGCATCAGATGTTCAGCTTGATACTGCAG GATTTTGCAACAAAGCTCTTGGAAGTGGATCTAATGTTATACAACAGCATCATCCTGTTAAAACTCGTCGAAACATCATCATTAAAG GCAGAAAATCACATATGCAGTCTCCTAAGGTCACTTCTTCTGTCGTCTACCCATTTGATTTCGTTAAACCATGCGGTGTTCATGGAGATGTGACTCTAAATGACATAAACCAACGAATCAGCACCCCACCATTACCCAAGAAGAATGAAAGCGCTTCAGTTTTGTATCCCACGTCTGCTTTTTCAGGAAAGCCTGTCGTGGGGAAGACTAAAATTCGAACAGAAGGTGGGAAAGGCAGCATCACTATCATGAGAACCAAAGGGTAG
- the LOC116002233 gene encoding serine/arginine-rich splicing factor SR34A-like codes for MSGRFSRTIYVGNLPADIKEREVEDLFYKYGRILDIELKIPPRPPCYCFVEFENALDAEDAIRGRDGYNFDGCRLRVELAHGGRGPPSSSDRRGGGGYGGGGGGGGGGGGGGGRYGVSRHSEYRVIVRGLPDSASWQDLKDHMRKAGDVCFAEVTNDSEGTFGLVDYTNYEDMKYAIRKLDDSEFKNPWTRTYIRVREYKRGSSRSRSRSRSPRRKRSKSADRSRSRSPRPRSRSASPIKSSRPISRSRSRSRSGSRPRSGSASPHQARANSG; via the exons ATGAGTGGTCGATTTTCTCGCACAATCTATGTGGGAAACCTTCCTGCAGATATCAAAGAACGGGAAGTTGAAGATTTGTTCTATAAG TATGGGCGAATTCTGGATATTGAATTGAAGATTCCCCCTCGCCCACCATGCTATTGTTTTGTTGAG TTTGAGAATGCTCTAGATGCAGAAGATGCTATCAGGGGCCGAGATGGCTACAACTTTGATGGCTGTAGATTGAGG GTTGAGCTTGCTCATGGTGGTAGAGGTCCACCATCTTCAAGTGATCGTCGTGGTGGTGGTGgctatggtggtggtggtggtgggggtgggggtggtggCGGAGGTGGAGGGCGTTATGGCGTTTCTCGTCATTCTGAGTATCGGG TTATTGTGCGTGGTCTTCCGGATTCTGCTTCCTGGCAAGATTTGAAA GACCACATGCGAAAAGCTGGTGATGTGTGTTTTGCTGAAGTTACCAATGACAGTGAAG GAACCTTTGGCCTGGTTGATTATACAAATTATGAGGATATGAAATATGCT ATTCGGAAACTTGATGATAGTGAGTTCAAAAATCCTTGGACCAGGACTTATATCCgg GTGAGAGAATACAAGCGTGGTTCATCAAGAAGCCGAAGCCGAAGCAGGAGTCCTAGGCGGAAGAGGAG CAAATCAGCAGACAGATCTAGGTCAAGATCGCCACGTCCACGGTCAAGATCTGCATCACCGATCAAGTCATCACG ACCTATTTCTAGGTCAAGGTCGAGGTCAAGATCAGGATCAAGGCCAAGATCAGGGTCAGCATCTCCCCATCAG GCCCGCGCCAACAGTGGCTAA